One Aegilops tauschii subsp. strangulata cultivar AL8/78 chromosome 2, Aet v6.0, whole genome shotgun sequence genomic window, ctctcgttagtgaccgtgaagggattgacaacccctttattgcgttggttgcagggatttatttgtttgtgtaggtgcgagggactcgtgcgtggcctcctactggattgataccttggttctcaaaaactgagggaaatacttacgctactttactgcatcacccttccctcttcaatggaaaaccaacacagtgctcaagaggtagcacacatCCTATGGCTTGCGAAAGGGATTCTTCAAATTAGTAGAAACCAATCTTGAAAAGAAATTACTAAAAACCAATATTGTTCAAATTTCATATACCTGGACCCTCTCTCGGGAGTATATCAACATTggtgatatcaccaagagggcgTCAGAGGCTATTTGTTGCCTCCATTTGTCGGTGTCGGTGTTGCTTATAAAGATTCACCCTTTCCCAACGAGAACCAAACGGGGTCAGGTCGTTCAAGAACATCACTATCACAGACAAATATCATTGGAAAAATAGATCAACAAGTACCGTCTACTATATTTAACCTACTTTAACCTACAATATCTCAGACCCATTAACATCAAGTATTTGGAAAGCCCATGACTCTGCACTAAGGAAGCGCCAGAGATTAAACCCTCAATATTTGTGATAACTAAACATATATATGCAACAAATGTTGGGTTTATTCCTTCCTGCTTTTAAATAGTTTTACGTTTTGCTGATTTCCCCTGGTACTGAAGTGATTATTGTTGTTGAATGCACTCATCAGGTTATTACACGTGCACAAAATTGATCACATGCTCACCAATACTCCAGCGAGGCATCACTACCTGGGTTCCTAATTCATTGAAGAGACAAACATCAAAGTCTGGAAGATATTTTAGAAATGATGAAGTCGACGTCCAGCAAGAAGCTCTAGGAGTTTTAATGGGCCACATTAAAATCTGTGAGCTCGCAGGATATGGGGTAACCTTCTCATCCCCTTGCATACTTTTTGTTATCATGCATGTAGTACTGTAACATTTGAGAACATAGTTCTTCAAAAACAGTTGAGAACTACTGTATAATTTGAAACTACTATAGCTAAAAAGTGATTTACATAATTTGAGAACTACTGTATATCTCCATATGGCATTGTAGAACTAAAAAGGTGATTTACTAAAAAGTGATTTACATAATTTGAGAACCATTGTAACTAAAAAGTGATTTACACCCTCTCTCTACCATCGTATCTTTAACAATTGTGACAATGGAAGCTTGCATTTCTCCATATCCAGAACGGGAGTATAGATTGTAATCGCAGAGATTTACCTCTTTTACAGCGAGGTCATGTTGAGAAATCTAACAGCTCGATGCCTCGCTACAGTTGTGGCTACTACATAAGAACAGTTGCGGCGGTGATGTTGATCTCATAGCCATAGATTAAAATAGCCCGCGAAATAGTCGCGATAGCTGCGCTATAGCTGCCCGGGAGCCTCGCCGCTACGCTATGGCTGCTGCCGCGAAATCCTCCACATATCCCTATAAATGGCTCAACAATCAACAAATCCCTCCAGAATCATCTCCCCCACCAGAAAAATTTCCGCTATTTGCCGCGATTGCCCGCTACGGCGGCCGCTATAGCTGCTGGGAGAGGCCGCCGCGAAATCGTTTCTCCCGCGATTTTAATCTATGCTCACAGCGCACCACCCGCGCGTAGCTCTCGGCGTGGGCTCGTCCTCCCGGCCGCCGGCGGCGCAAAGGCCATTGCAGCCAGCGGTGAAAGTTGCTCCTCTTCCTCCTTTTGGTCCCCTCACGATCGCCCATCTCAAGAGTTCTGGTTTTCAGGGGAAACGCATGTTAATGGGAACGAGTGGATTATGCCCTGATTTTCTTCAGGAGAGACGACAGATATACATGGAACGGAATATGGATTTCGCCCTGATTTTTCGCATGAGAAAACAAGGAAAACCAGAGACAGGAGGAGATTCTTTGATCGAGGGAGGGTGTGACATGCGTACTAACTAAAGGAGGTACAGATTCCCTTTTAGTAGTAGAGAGATGTAATTTTCATAACAGATGGAAAGACTATCTTTTTGAGAACTAACGTATGGAAAGACTAATTCTAATGATTGAGCGACTTATGTAATGTTAATTAATTTGGATTTGGTCTTTAAATATTGATTGGAGATTGATCGTGATCGATTTTTTTACATAAAGATATTACTAAATAAGTTGCGCCCGCACGAAAAGTTTTGATTTGTTCAGATTTTTTTCTTATTGTGTGGGAGGTGAAGTGAAAAAACCCATTGAAGAGTCGGCGGCAGGGGGATTTGAGATGGGATCGAGAGGAGCGCtttttgtgggggggggggggggggtggggtttTTTTATGCCTGTGTGGgatggggtggggtgggggaggggacGAAAAAACCCAGCAAAAAAACCAGATAAAAAAACCAGACAAAAGTGGTGGGACTATTGAATCAACTcatccattaggagtagagattgaTGAAACCGAAAAAAAAACATGGCAAAATAAAGAAAACCCCAAGAAAACGTGAAAGAAACAGAAGAAAatagaagaaaaataaaaaaggaaataaaaaccGATATGATGCTGTCAAAGATCGTGAAATCCAATGAAAACCGGTGAAAACTGTAAACGAAAAGAAGGAAGAAAACCACAAAAAAAAACCGGGCAACGACGGTAGTGTATCTTAAAGCAACATCCATCCAACGGCTCGGCTCGTGACTGAAGACTCCGTAGAATTTATTTAGGGCTTCCCTTGGACATCCGCGAGCTCTTCAGGGCTTACGACATCCGCTCGCCGCCGCGAGCTCTTCAGCGCTTCACTGCCATCGAGCTCCCGACCTAGCGGAGGCGCACGAGTAGAAACGGCGGCTTCCTCCTTTCTGCCGGTAAGATCTACTGGATCCCTAACTCTAATCGCCGCCTGGCTAGCCCCTCACCACTCTCATCTCTAATTGCAAGGCtaggtcttctaagaagcaacaGTGATGATCCCACATGACCCTAAGTGACCAGCAGCAACAATCTCATCCATGTAGCTGTCAAATTTAAATTTTCTGGATCTGGGAAGGTTAAATTTTCTAGATCCGGGGAAGATTGATTTGTTGTTGCTTCATGGAGGTGGTTGTGCTCTTTTGGTTTTGGGGATAGTTAACCTGTTTTTCTCTCTCTCCTCACGTTGAGGTAGTTGCTATTTCCTCTTAAGGTCCCTCATTATTAGTTTTGTGTAGCTTACATGCCCCCTCTTGGATTATTAGTTCTTGATTAATCATAGTTTGAGGATTTTTTTGGTGTAGCTTATATTGCCCCTCTTGATTAATCATAGTTTAAGGATTTCTTTGGTGTAGCTTATATTGCCCCTCTTAGTGTTTGATCCTAGTTAGAGGATGTCCAGGCACTATCCTTTGGAACTAGGCTTTGGATCTACAACTAGCCCATTTGGTACTTTGTATTTATTTTGCTTTAAGATATGTTTTATATCAAGTTTCACAGATATAGGCGTTTATCCATCAATTTTTGCTATAAGTCATAATGATCTTCATTTTGTATTTAAACTGTACCTTATGGTGGTATTATTGCCTTTTGTGCTGGAAGCTTTGCTGTAAATTTGCTCCTAGTTTTTTGTTTTTATCGTAGAATATGATTATTAGTAAGGGATACTATCTATCTTTATACTATGAAGAATGATCACTTTCTTTAGCTGTTTTTTCTAGTTTATACTTCACTATGATTTTTCTTGTAAATTTTGCTCTTCAAGTTTCCTACTTTTGACTATGATTACTAGTTTTCTTGTAATTTTCTCCTAATATTTTAGTGCTAGTATTTTAGTTGTAACTTCAAGGCTCTTGCTAatgtaattttttttatttcttcttccaACTATGGTTACATGTTCTAATAATTAATATAACAATTAGTTCTCCATCCATTTATTTGGTTCTTACATACCATATTTTTGGTGGTTAATTTGTTGCTTTTTTCCTATCTTTGATGTTTGCCAGGGGACTTGCCCAAGAGAGTTGATATGGATGAATCAATTGATATGAGTGATGCTCTGGCACATGCTTCCAACCCAGATGACAACATAAGGTCAATAGGAGAAGGCATGCTAAAGCGGCTCCATAATCTTGATCTTCCCAACTTCCTCCTACGACTATCATCTGAGCTCTTGAGGGAGGGGAGTCCAGAAGAGTCTAGGGTACTTGCTGCCATCACCCTTAAGAACTCATTGGACTCAAAGGATCCTGCACTCAAGGATGCGCACGAGGATCTACTTTCTCTAAAATGGCTCAACCTCCATCCCTCAATCCGATCCGAGATTAAAACGAACTTGCTCATGACACTAGAATCTGATTCAACGCAATCTCATTCAAGGCGCCCCTCATCAAAAGTTATTGCAAAAGTTATTGCTAGAGTTGCATGCATGGAGATACCCCGGAATCAATGGCTGGACCTTGTTGGTAAATTAGTGGACAACATGGCAAGTTCATCTTCTTCCCTGAAGCAAGCAACTCTAGAGGTGCTGGAGTATATCTTCGAGGAGAAGATCCCTAAAGTTCTTAAGGGGAATCAAGTGGATGATGTTATGGCTTGTGTCATCAATGCATTGAAGAACCAAGTTCTAAGTTCTGAAGTCCATCTGGCAGCCCTTAAAGTTCTACTCAACATTCTTGAGTTAGCTAAGTTTAAAGGTCATGCTTGGAGAAATTCTATAGTGGCAGTTTGTGATGTGGCAGTAGTGACTGTTTGTGATGTGGCAGGAGGCCGGGGTGAATCTGGAGCGGAGATCAAAGAGGCGGCATTTGAGTGCCTTGTTGCAATGGCATCCACTTGTCATACCAAATTAGAACCATACAAGGAAATCATGTTGAGTCTTACATCCCAAGCTTTGGAAGGAGATGTGGAATCAGTTAAAGTCCAATGTATTAAGTTGTGGATGACTATTTGCCAAGAAGAGATTAAttgggaagaggaggaggaggaggaagaaggagaagaagaagaagaagaagaagaagaagaagaagaagaagaagaaggggcatCTAGCTTTATTGATACTCTCTGTTCATTTGTTCCACTTCTCCTACGCACTTACTTAAAAGAAGAGGGAGATTTAAAACAAGAGGACATTTGGAAACAGGAAGATGAGGGAGATGGAGACATTTCCATGACTGCGGAACAAGAAGAAGAGGGAGATGGAGACATTTCCATGACTGCGGAACAAGAAGAAGAGGGAGATGAAAATGTGGAACAAGAGGAAGATGAGACTCTACAAGGCATTTCCATGACATGCCTAGGCCTTGCAGCTCGAATTATGAAGGGTGGAATTGTCCCCCTTGTGATGCATTTTGTTGTGGAAAACATGAATGGGCCACATAAGGTAGCAGCATTGTCTCCATTAGGTTTTATCCTTGAAGGTCCCTCTGTCAAGCAACTTGCTCCTGTGGTTGATTTATTGCTTACCATGATGGAAGATGGGGAGGAAGGTGTAAGAGGCAAGGCTGCATGGAGTCTTGGGCGGCTGTTTGAGCTTGTTGGTGCAAATAGAATTATGAGAAATAAAGTGGTGACCCTGGATGGGATCATGAGGGTCTTGATAGAGGGGAGCAAAGATGTCCCTCAAGTGTCCACTGAAGTGCATGGAGCTCTATGTTTTCTTGCAAGAAGTTATGGAGATGATGCAAAGTCAAAGTCAAACTTATCTCAGCTTTCACCTTTTGTTCCGCCTGTTATTGATGCTCTCATTTGTGCTTCAGATCTGGCTAGGGATACTCCTTATAGGCTTCTTGCATGTCCTTATAAAGCATTGAGTGAGATTGTAAGAGTCAGTCACGTTCAAGACTTGCAAGTCTGTCGGGCACTTATAGGTTTGATGTCTCATATCATGAGAAGATTGAACACTGTGCTTCATGGTCATGGTGCAATTTCATCTCTTAAGAGGAAGAACCAACTTGAGGTCTTGCTGTGTGGTCTACTTAATGTCTTAATCCACAAGCTTGGAAGCAGCAAAAATTTTACACTTAAGTGGTCTGCTAAATGTGTGTTGCTGTTATTGTGCCCTCTGTTGACCCGTGACAGTACTAGTGCACGTGATGGAGCAGCCCTTGCCATTGGTGCTCTTGCTCATGCCATTGGTGGTGATTTTGGACAACACATGCCTATGCTGCTACAATATTTTAGTGTGAAGCGACTCTTTCCAGTTTATCTAGAAGTGATGTGTGATATTTGCCAAGTCTTGAGAAAAAAGGGGAAAAAGGAAGAAGTGGTGCCATCCTTTGATCATATTATGGATGTTCTGTGCGAAGGTATGACAGAAGTGACACTTCAGCCTCCAATTCTATCAAGCATTGGACAgattgctcttgctcttgctcttggtgAGAAATTTGAGAAATACCTGCCTCTAGTTATGGAAAAGCTTCTAGTTGTGGAAAAGCTTACTCAGGTCAAGTCAGAGGAACAGGATGAGGATCATAGTACCAAAGTTAGGGAGGGAATATTTGAGGCCTACTATGGCATAATAGGGGGTATAACTGACCCAAGGTCTGGATTCAAGGTAGGATTGGCTCTACTTGACTTCAGTGAACAGGAGAGGAAGAGAAGGTAACAAATGCCTTGTTTTTTTTTGGTTGGACACGTGTACTCATATACTCATTGACTGATTGCCAATTgattttctttttcttctagGGACAGGGACGGAAGGACCTTGACAGCAGGAGTTCATGCCTTGTCTCAGCTTCCTCCTAGAGTGGAGGTTTGGTCAGAGGGGTTTATTCGATTGATGCAGGAAGCAAGTATTTATGGTCGAGTGCAGGTAACAGAAGGACAGCAGAAAGCAAGTATTTATGGTCGAGTGCAGGTAACAGAAGGACAGCAGAGTGGGGGCTTGAGGTAGCAGAAGGAaagcatggggggggggggg contains:
- the LOC109736806 gene encoding importin subunit beta-1, producing MDESIDMSDALAHASNPDDNIRSIGEGMLKRLHNLDLPNFLLRLSSELLREGSPEESRVLAAITLKNSLDSKDPALKDAHEDLLSLKWLNLHPSIRSEIKTNLLMTLESDSTQSHSRRPSSKVIAKVIARVACMEIPRNQWLDLVGKLVDNMASSSSSLKQATLEVLEYIFEEKIPKVLKGNQVDDVMACVINALKNQVLSSEVHLAALKVLLNILELAKFKGHAWRNSIVAVCDVAVVTVCDVAGGRGESGAEIKEAAFECLVAMASTCHTKLEPYKEIMLSLTSQALEGDVESVKVQCIKLWMTICQEEINWEEEEEEEEGEEEEEEEEEEEEEEEGASSFIDTLCSFVPLLLRTYLKEEGDLKQEDIWKQEDEGDGDISMTAEQEEEGDGDISMTAEQEEEGDENVEQEEDETLQGISMTCLGLAARIMKGGIVPLVMHFVVENMNGPHKVAALSPLGFILEGPSVKQLAPVVDLLLTMMEDGEEGVRGKAAWSLGRLFELVGANRIMRNKVVTLDGIMRVLIEGSKDVPQVSTEVHGALCFLARSYGDDAKSKSNLSQLSPFVPPVIDALICASDLARDTPYRLLACPYKALSEIVRVSHVQDLQVCRALIGLMSHIMRRLNTVLHGHGAISSLKRKNQLEVLLCGLLNVLIHKLGSSKNFTLKWSAKCVLLLLCPLLTRDSTSARDGAALAIGALAHAIGGDFGQHMPMLLQYFSVKRLFPVYLEVMCDICQVLRKKGKKEEVVPSFDHIMDVLCEGMTEVTLQPPILSSIGQIALALALGEKFEKYLPLVMEKLLVVEKLTQVKSEEQDEDHSTKVREGIFEAYYGIIGGITDPRSGFKVGLALLDFSEQERKRRDRDGRTLTAGVHALSQLPPRVEVWSEGFIRLMQEASIYGRVQVTEGQQKASIYGRVQVTEGQQSGGLR